A single Paenibacillus sp. FSL R5-0517 DNA region contains:
- a CDS encoding phosphatase PAP2 family protein, producing the protein MSRLFLKFQDYDRNVFMWINGRLHNRFMNFWLYYFTHLGGATSSIAVSLLIWLLAPAPWSTTGLQACIALAVSHIPVAIAKKLYPRIRPYLALPDTITFRNPLTDHSFPSGHTTAIFSVTVPFMTTDPILLLILLPVALIVGFSRIYLGLHYPSDVLAGATIGTLVALATVAFWS; encoded by the coding sequence ATGAGCCGTTTATTCTTAAAGTTTCAAGATTATGATCGAAATGTTTTTATGTGGATCAACGGCCGACTTCATAACCGTTTTATGAATTTTTGGCTGTATTATTTCACCCATCTGGGTGGAGCAACTTCTTCTATTGCAGTATCTTTGTTAATCTGGCTGCTTGCTCCGGCTCCATGGAGCACAACAGGACTCCAAGCTTGCATCGCTCTTGCGGTCAGCCACATTCCTGTAGCCATCGCAAAAAAATTGTATCCCCGCATTAGACCTTATCTGGCCTTGCCGGATACAATTACATTTCGGAATCCCCTGACGGACCATTCGTTTCCATCAGGACACACAACTGCCATTTTTTCGGTCACGGTTCCATTTATGACCACTGATCCGATCTTATTGCTAATATTGTTGCCTGTGGCTCTTATTGTCGGATTCTCTCGCATTTATCTGGGATTACACTATCCTTCCGATGTTCTGGCAGGTGCCACAATAGGTACTTTAGTCGCACTTGCAACAGTTGCATTCTGGTCTTAA
- a CDS encoding glycosyltransferase family 2 protein: MLDAIFVTMQVILALLAVYQFTFSLFGLIKKKKKKHYPATKSFAVLVAAHNEEQVIGALMENLKQLDYPEDLYDVFVICDNCTDGTAQIVREHGLNACVRTNADLRGKGYAIEWMLKYLWKLPRQYDAVVMFDADNLVDRNFLLEMNDDLNNGSRVIQGYIDTKNPEDSWITAAYGVSYWYINRLWQLSRHNLNMANFLGGTGMCFETNLLKEIGWGATSLVEDLEFTMRSVQRNVYPVFNYDAKVFDEKPLTFKASARQRLRWMQGHFTVARRYFFPLLWQSIKERSLVKFDLAIYGANVYVVLLTFLMTAVMWVDMAIFNGPHIANIYGYFPLWVGFVAIGLNILTFLLSMALEKVTFAKVYLYLILFPIYLLSWYPITFYAFFTQNNKQWSHTQHTRVVRLDEVQSKQG; this comes from the coding sequence ATGTTGGACGCTATATTCGTCACGATGCAGGTCATTCTGGCACTGCTAGCCGTGTACCAATTCACGTTTTCGCTGTTCGGTCTGATTAAGAAAAAGAAAAAGAAACATTATCCAGCCACAAAATCATTCGCTGTACTCGTCGCAGCACACAATGAGGAACAAGTCATTGGTGCCTTGATGGAGAACTTGAAACAACTTGATTATCCGGAAGATCTGTACGATGTGTTTGTCATCTGTGACAACTGTACGGATGGAACGGCTCAGATTGTTAGAGAACATGGGTTGAATGCCTGCGTACGTACCAACGCTGATCTAAGAGGTAAAGGGTATGCCATCGAATGGATGCTTAAGTACCTGTGGAAATTGCCACGTCAGTATGACGCAGTTGTTATGTTTGACGCGGATAACCTGGTTGACCGTAACTTCTTGCTTGAAATGAATGATGACTTGAACAATGGTTCACGTGTTATCCAAGGATATATTGATACGAAAAATCCGGAGGATTCCTGGATTACTGCAGCTTACGGCGTATCTTACTGGTACATTAACCGTCTGTGGCAGTTGTCTCGTCATAACTTGAATATGGCGAATTTCCTCGGAGGAACCGGAATGTGCTTCGAGACCAACCTGTTGAAGGAAATTGGCTGGGGCGCAACAAGTCTGGTTGAGGATCTGGAGTTTACGATGCGTAGTGTTCAACGTAACGTGTATCCTGTTTTCAACTATGACGCCAAAGTATTTGATGAGAAGCCATTAACATTCAAAGCTTCAGCGAGACAACGTCTGCGCTGGATGCAAGGTCACTTTACAGTTGCACGTAGATATTTCTTCCCGCTGCTCTGGCAGTCCATTAAGGAAAGAAGCCTGGTGAAATTTGACCTTGCCATCTATGGAGCCAATGTCTATGTTGTGTTGCTTACGTTCCTGATGACGGCTGTGATGTGGGTAGACATGGCCATATTCAATGGTCCGCACATTGCGAATATTTATGGGTACTTCCCGTTATGGGTTGGATTCGTCGCTATTGGTCTGAATATTCTGACGTTCCTGTTATCCATGGCGCTGGAGAAGGTTACCTTTGCCAAAGTTTATCTATATCTGATTTTGTTCCCAATTTATCTGCTGTCTTGGTACCCGATTACGTTCTACGCTTTCTTCACGCAGAACAACAAACAGTGGAGCCACACCCAACACACACGTGTTGTGCGGCTCGATGAGGTGCAGAGCAAACAAGGATAA
- the infC gene encoding translation initiation factor IF-3: protein MINDEIRAKEVRLVGAEGEQIGITPIREALQMAIDLNLDLVNVAPQAKPPVCRIMDYGKFRYEQQKKEKEARKNQKIVDIKEVWFRSNIEEHDYQTKLRNVVKFLNEGDKVKCSVRYRGREIAHAAIGQRILERVKVEVAELCTIERQPKLEGRSMIMILAPKA, encoded by the coding sequence ATGATTAATGATGAGATTCGGGCGAAGGAAGTACGCCTTGTCGGAGCTGAAGGAGAACAAATTGGGATCACGCCCATTCGCGAAGCACTGCAAATGGCGATTGACCTGAATTTGGATCTGGTCAATGTGGCACCACAGGCTAAACCGCCGGTGTGTCGTATTATGGACTATGGCAAATTCCGCTATGAGCAACAAAAGAAAGAAAAAGAAGCCCGTAAGAACCAGAAAATTGTTGACATTAAAGAAGTATGGTTCCGTTCCAATATTGAGGAGCACGATTATCAAACGAAGCTTCGTAATGTAGTTAAGTTTTTGAACGAAGGCGACAAAGTGAAATGTTCTGTTCGTTACCGCGGACGTGAAATTGCACATGCCGCGATTGGTCAACGGATTTTGGAGCGCGTTAAGGTAGAAGTTGCAGAACTTTGTACTATTGAACGTCAACCGAAATTGGAAGGCCGCAGTATGATCATGATCTTGGCTCCTAAAGCCTGA
- the rpmI gene encoding 50S ribosomal protein L35, protein MPKMKTHSSLKGRFKITGSGKVLRYKAHKNHLLSHKSKRAKRVLNGNPVMAAGDVRRLKQGLANLKG, encoded by the coding sequence ATGCCTAAAATGAAAACACACAGCAGTTTGAAAGGACGCTTCAAAATTACCGGTTCCGGTAAAGTCCTTCGTTACAAAGCTCACAAAAACCACTTGCTTTCCCACAAATCTAAACGTGCTAAGCGCGTTCTGAACGGTAACCCAGTTATGGCTGCCGGGGATGTTAGACGTTTGAAACAAGGTTTGGCTAACTTGAAAGGCTAA
- the rplT gene encoding 50S ribosomal protein L20 yields MARVKGGFVVRRRHKKVLKLARGYFGSKHRIFKTANEQVMKSLVYAYRDRRNTKRNFRRLWIVRINAAARMNGLSYNKLIHGLKLAGVDMNRKMLADLAVNDINAFNSLATVAKGKINA; encoded by the coding sequence ATGGCAAGAGTAAAAGGCGGTTTTGTAGTACGTCGTCGTCATAAAAAGGTTTTGAAACTGGCAAGAGGTTATTTCGGTTCCAAACACCGTATCTTTAAAACAGCTAACGAGCAAGTAATGAAATCCCTGGTATACGCATACCGTGACCGTCGCAACACGAAACGTAACTTCCGCAGACTGTGGATCGTTCGTATCAATGCAGCAGCACGTATGAATGGTTTGTCTTACAACAAACTGATCCATGGTTTGAAACTTGCTGGTGTAGACATGAACCGCAAAATGTTGGCTGATCTGGCCGTTAACGACATCAATGCGTTCAACTCTTTGGCTACTGTAGCTAAAGGCAAAATCAACGCTTAA